In Cryptococcus neoformans var. neoformans B-3501A chromosome 3, whole genome shotgun sequence, the DNA window GTCATAGTACCACTGACTGCAAACATGGCAGCCTCCTTACCGGTCAGTTTCGCTATCCGTTTTTCGAGCGCTGTTGTCGAAGTATCTTCACCGTATACATCGTCCCCTCTCGTGGCTCTCAGACAGCACAGGAGCTGAGCATCTGTAGGAATGGTAATAGTATCACCTGCAAATAATGACCATCAGTTGGTGTCCCAATGCTTTGCCGTCTTTTGTGACAGTGTCAGACTCACTACGAAAGTCACGAGATACCCTGTGCAACTGATCGACGTTTGCTTGTCCACCAACGTCGGGGGTCACGTCTGCTGaggacttggaggaagctACGGGCATGGCGATAGGTGCGGTCGTCGCTAGTGTTCTTGTTGGAAAGATGATAGATGCGGAAATCCTTACTGGCAAGCTGGCGTATTTAAAGCAAGCGCCGCGGACCATAGGGCAGGAAATGGATCATGTGGTGGCAAGATGAGTCGTGCAACATGCATCTCGCATCTACTTTATCATTTTGTTCCGTGCGCCTGATTTAGACTCGACACAAGCCGACGACGCATGACGGTTCGGCTTTGCCGACGGCTAAGTACACACTTGTCGATAAGCGAGAGATACAGGAAAGGACATATATGGCCCGTCCTGGCTACGTATCTACACACAAAGCAGCCAAGTTCGAGCACAGCTGAAATTAAGTACATCATCTGCTAGATAAATGTGTCCTAAATAAGTAATAATATGATCAAGATGCCGGCATTACAGGCAGCGAGACATTATGAAGATTAAAAAGGGTCAATATAGATAAGAAAAAATTCTGtagatcaagaagaaaaaagaacaacTATTAACACCTGATATACCACAACCCAGTCAACCACAAAAAATACTATGAAGAGCTAGATCCAACAAAGTAATTGAAGTTATAAGTGGTGGGTGAGGTAGTGTACGTGAAGGCGGAGCCTGCATCATAAGAAGCCACTGTGCTGCCCGAACGAGAGATTGAACCGGAGATGGAACCCTCGGACAAGGAGACCCTGAGCTTAGTGAGACCGGCTGAGACAGTGAACGTTTCAGTGGTGGAACCTGATGTAAGAGTCACGGTAGCAGCGTCTGTCGTCAAGACTACTGCGTACAGGTAATCCTCTGTGTAGGACCAGCCTGTAGGTCTGCCAATGGAGTCGGACGAGGCAGTTGCATCGTGCGGGTGAGGGCGGGCCCATACGATGATTTCGTCTTCTGTGATAGTCGGGTAGGCACCGGTCTTAAATGCAGTTGCGTAATAGTAGGTGAGGGAGTAGAGCCCAGTGTGTGTGAAACCATCAACAAAGGCCTCAGAGCCTGCAGGAAGAGCACCTTCAATAGGACCAATGTACGAGGATTCTCCAAAATCGTTCCAAGTAAGAATTTCCGTCATCTGCACACTGTCACGCATGGCTATAATCTGTTCCCATCGAGTGCAGTAGAGCCAATCATCGGAACGGTAAAGCCAGTTCTTATTCCAGGAATTGGGACCGAAGTGAGTGTAGAAGAACGGAGACACAGCAGGCATGTATTCTTTGCTGCCAAGGGCGGCCATGTACGCCTCATCTGACGTAGTAGTGATGTCCTCGGCTCCCATCGGCCACCCAGAATTCCAATTGAGCTCACCGTCCATCCAAGTGTTGGAAGAGAACGTGCTGACGTCGGAGAAGATACTAGGTAcaaagaagatgttgatTCCAGCAGACGAGAGAACGTCTACAAAGTCTGTCTGCCAGCTGAAAGCACAATCCGAACCAGCAAAGGTGGAGACGAGTACCTTGCCCTCGTAGGTGGCTTGAGCGGTCGCAGTTGCGTATTCTTCAACGATAGAGACGAGCTTTGCGGCATCCGAAGATGACGAACAGCTGAGAACGGTCATGTCAAGAGACAGGAACAACTTAAAGCCTGTAGAAGCGGCGGCAGAGTACGCATCTGCTACACGAGCGGGTTGCCAGTCGTCGGAACCCATGTTGAGTGCGAACCCATCAATACCAGCCGCTAAAGCGGCAGAAATGTCGCTAGCCCAATTTGAAACAGTATAAGGGTAGGTATTACCGACCATATAGTGAGCCCAGACTTGATGAgtgctggaagaagatgggacAGAAGTTGAGGCTGCAGAAGCGGTGGACTCCGTAGAAGTCGTACTAGTTGGGGAAATGACGGATGCCGACGTGACGGGGATACTGACTGTCTCAGATCCCGCCGTAGACTCGGTAACAGAAGTAGCTTCTGTAGCGCGTTCTGAGGAGGTAACAATGactgaagaagcagagtCTGTGCTACTCGCAATCGCGGTGGTATTTGCAGTGTTGAACCCGCTAGTAGTTGAGGTAACAAGAGTTGTGGTTGCACTCTCGGTGGACAGACTATCGGTACAGGaacttgaagatgacgagatGAGACTGAAGAGTTCAATAGCCCAAGTACCACCACAAGTATCCTCAGAGTCCCCAGCGCAGTCCATATCACACCGAGTGCTGTCGTAACTTGTAGACGAGGATAATGAGTTTCCACAGTAACACTCATCGGAGTATTGCAGGCTGATCCACAATGTCAGCTAATTAATCGAACACCATTTAACGAGCATGCTTACCCCGCATACACGTATCCACGGGTTTCGCAGATTGTGAGACAAGAGTCGACAGTCATATTGTCAAGGCTTATAAAGTATGACGATAGAATTCGATCCTCGGAGTCCAAGCCACAGCCAAGCGCATACCACTCGGAAGAGTCGTCGGAATCCTCATGTATGGGACAAGTCGAAATGGATGTCGCTGCAGGAGCGGTATCACTAGAGACGCTATTGGTCACAGACCCGGCTGTCTCTATAGCGCTTGAGGATACCGTCGCAGTCGCGGAAGCAGACATCACGGAGCTCGATGAATTGGCACTAATGGTGGCATctgttgaagaagcagacGCCAAAGATGAGGTGGTGGTTACAGAGGATTCGAAGGTCGAGTAATACGTAGACAAAAGACTACTAGTTTCTTCCACAGGAGCAGAAACCGTGCTGGTAGGCCCGCTacaaagaggaagagcgcTAGAGTTGTACGTATAGAGATTAAGATACCAACTGTTGCCGCACATCTCACTTGTGTCGCCCTCGCATGGCATACtgcagaaggaagaaggagccaTGCCACCGCCATTACCGACGAAATTATCGCCACAGTAACACTACGGACAGTTAGCGACAAGTTGCGAACAAACTTTCACGACTCACCTCATCGCCGTACTCGGTGCCTGCCATAGTATACCCTAATTTTGTACATTCGGTGAcgcaaagaaaaggagtaaggctggaagatgaaaatgcAAATCCTTGCAGTAAACGCTCGTCATAAGACTCGGCGACGCAACCAAAGGTTGACCACCCGTTCGGTAAGGACGTGTCACGCTTGgtaggaagagaaggcggTTTACTCTACGGAGGGACGTGATCAGAAACGATGTATATAAGAGTAGACAAAGACCCACCAGCCCGTGAGCAGTTCCGTAGTACCTGGCAAGAAGACTATGAAGAGACCTCTTGGACGAAGCGAGGACATTAGCCACACCTGGGGGCGCATGTCGACCGGGAGTGCGCAGGGGCTTAGCCTCCACAATGTTGCCCGTAAGAGCTAGGAGAACCACGGCAGCTTCAATGATGGGGGCCATTATGGGTGTCAATGAGTAAAGAGTGGAGTACTAGGGAATGATCGGTTACTGGTTTGAAACTCCAGATTAGTTTGACCAGCAAACAGATTAAACGAGAGTAGATGCCGTCAAGGCTGTACAGAACACCAGGTTCCAGTTGTAcggagaatgaagaagaagagaagcggAGCCAGGAGGTCGGGATTAGGGCTTCTagaaaggatggatggaggatTGAGCAataaaaaaagagaaagaagaagagatggcaggttttgttgttcttcatttcttccttcttcttagCGTGCTCTACTGACGCGTTGTTCAGGAACTGACCGCAATAATTCAGGGTTCAAAGCCGTACACAAAGTTACCAGAAGCAGTAGTCCCGAGCCCCGTCAATTCCGTCCCTGGCAACATTTTGAACAACTTGGCAACAAGTCCTCAGCCATGCTGCCCAGGGCGGAATGCCAGGGATTTGTGGGGTGTGGCGCCGACGCGTCGTCCGACTATAGTAATTATTCAACATTTCTCAACTTTTGATTCGATACTTCAGCCCGTTAGGACCTCTGGGCGTGACAGTTGCTGATGAACGCCACGACGCGCACGTTACTACGGTACATTTACACGATGCACAAACAGCACAATGAATATCTGATAAATGTCTATTACGTACGGTAGATGAATGAGCAACGAGCAACCATCCATAGTAGCGCATCATTCATTGGAGCCAAATACAAAACAAAATTATCTCAATTATAAATTATATTATCAGCATGACGATTGTATTTATATAGAGGCCGTCGTCCTGAGCCCTGCTGCATGATGAGCAGGTATAAATGTGTCTGTTTACCCAATACTTCCAATGTAAGTAAAAAGTGGAATGTGGACGACTGACAGTAGGCCAACAAAGAGCGAGCTAAGAACGCTGCAGTGATGGAGAGTCGTGATGACATGTCGCATTTTGAGACAGCAGCCCCTTCTACTACATAATGCAAAAGGGTCCGAAGAATATATTTTGAAATACGTAGATGCGTTAAGATAAGATACAATCGGACTAAGAACGGCGACGACGCCTTCTTGGCCTCAGAAGATTGTTAGCGTACATTTCCCCTTAATATATTGTAGTGCAGTATTTGTTAATAAAATACTGGTGCACACCGGACCCTGATCTACTATTACATTACGACATGCGAGTTTCATTTCTTTGGCGCTTTAGCTTGTCATTTGGAAAGGTCACGCACGCATCGACATCTATAATAGTAGTTAAAACACGGTAATGGCTGTTCGGAAACTTCATTCATCGTTCAAAAACCTAACCAGGACGTCATTACCAGTGGTCTGGCTCCGAAGGCATACCTGATGTTGTAACATGATATGAATGAAAATGTAAAAGTCGTTGTCAAAGAGGTGAGTGCATGTTCATTATTATCTGTGCACCAATTATaaacgaaaaagaagctTGTATTGCTACTAATGATGAAAGTACcgaaaggaaaaaaagaatccGTGTACAAGCATAATCAAAGGCTACTTAGATCCAAAATCCGTATCAAAATGCTCAGGCGCCTTCAATCCGTTGAGGGCCCAGAACTCGCTCGTTCTCCTttcgctcctcctctctttgatgcttgttcttcttcaacttcttaGCTATGGTAGCTCCTGCTTCCTTGACAGTATCAATGAGGGCTCCGTTCGTCTCAAGCTCAATAAGCTTGGACGTGTTGCCGATATTTTTGCCTGCAAGCAGAACATAAGGACCAGTTTGCTTGCCAAGAATGTGCTCGAGAGTTGCTGAAAGATGGGCGGAATCTGATCGTTGATCGATGTCAACATAAAAGGGGGCAGGTTTGACGTTGTATTTCTTAAACAGAGCTCGCGCTTCGCGCATCATGGGGTCACGCATGTTACCCAGAACCATGATGGGATTAACTTCCCATTGGGTGCGAACCAGCTCCTCAAGTTCAGTCTTGGCATGGGGTGAGTGAGGATTGAAAGGTAAGAATCCTTCAAGAGAAAGTTCGTTCTCGGGATCGATAGGGGGAAGCGCGTTGGCGCTGGTACCGACAATGAAGCTCATCAAGGCGGCCAACTCCTCATCTTTAGTCATGTGAAAACTGACTTTCTTGAAGGGTTTCTGCTCCTCGTCAACACGTTTGGAAAGCTTCGACTGACCTTTGAGAGAGTGATGTTGGGGCTTCGCTGGTTTATAGCCGGGCTCAGTATCAACCATTTGCTACGTAGCAATTAGCAGAAAGTACTAAAACTCATGCCTCTGATGTACTCACATCTGACTCAGCTTTGGCGATTGCACCATATTTTACCATCCACTCCCCTTTCCTGACTGCTATCGAACGCTCAGCGTTGATGAGCGACTGCTGGAACCAGGAAACTATGCAAAGAGAGccgaaaagaagaatagaCATGACTGCAATGACAATGGGACGCTGCCACCTAGGCACccgaggaagacgaggctTGAAGGCAGAAAGTGACACTATCTTTGCGGGCACATGGGTAAGAACGAATGAATCCTCGTCGAAAACATATGGTATATCGGTATGTTTCTAGAGCATATAAAGAGTCAGCTCAGCATCACGAGATCCTATATCCATGGACTCACTTTAGTAGGAAATGCCATCTGGAAAGGCTCAAGAAGTTTGTTTGTCCCTGTAGATTTGACTTTCACCTCAgacttctccttttcctctaGTTTCCACATGGGCTCAATTAGTCCCCTGACTGGAACACGGGTGGACCTTGAACGAGAATCTTCCTTGCCTCTGCGGGAGTCAAAATCAAAATAACTGCTTGGGGAATTTCGACCTTGAGAAGACGGGCTttgagaggaaggggtgACAATGACTTCCTCGGTATCACCGTCAGAGCCACTGGAGCATGTAGAATAAGACGAGACTTTGCGTGTCATGTCAACCGATGAAATTGCATCCGAGGGTGAAAGAGGCGGGGTGGAGGCCTCGGGGGAAAGAGACCCGTCTTCCTGATGATTGATGTTGGAGTCGGACTCGGAGTCCATGACGGTTAAGGGACTGATCGGTATGCTAATTgaaaggggagaaggcTTATAAGGGGGCTTTACGGGTGCTGAGAACCACTCAGGCGAAGTGGATATCATTCTTGACGACGATGTCGtaggaggggaagggggaaaAGTGGGTATCTGCAATAACAATAAGCTAGGATCGAGATCGAGACGTGTAGATGGGTAGAAACTAACAATAATGACATCCACTTCGGACATTGTGGAAAGAGTTAGTTGCGCGCGGGTGCTTCTTGAGAACGACAGTTATGGTAGGTAGTTGAGCTACGCTACGACAGACGTAAAATTGGATCGCTGTAAAGATGTGGATGTCAGAAGAagtgagaagaagttgaagtGTACGAGACTAATTGATAAGGAAACATAGAGGAAATCAGTAGGGATCCCATGCACTTTATATATGATGTAGTTTCCCTCCTCTTGGCTTCTGATTCTTCCGTCATGATCGTGGGATGGAAGACGAGGTCAGATCGGTCTGGGAactgaagaaaaaaatgatgTCTACAACTGTCCCAGCGCCATAGCTTTTGTGATGAGAGCTttgacgaagaagcttTGGTGAACTTTGCAATCAAGATTATGTCCTTAACTGACTTCTTCCAATTCCTAATGCCTGAGAAGGGAGGATAAGAGACCAACTGCACTGCAGACTGCAGATTACAACTGCATGTACGTAGGTACCGGTGGCTATAAACCATATAGCATATGGAAATTAAAAGCAAAGGCACCAGATACAAGTTtaggagatgaaggggtGGTTACTCACCtactctcgtcttcaatTGTTATTCGACACTTGTCACCTATGTATCATCAGCTATCGCCTATcaccttccatcttccccctcctAGGTAacggaagatggaagcCTTCAGTTGAAAGTCAATCACCGATGGTTGACATACCTGAAAACCAAAAAAGCCATATACTACATTCAGGATTCAAGAAGTCGTCGGAAAacggaaagaaaaaaggaaacaTGAAGCTTGCAGGCTGGCGGCTAGCGGCGGATGACGGAAATCATCCCTGAAACGTGTAACGTACAGAATTTTGGGTGTGGAGTATTGTGCCTGTACGTGACCATAAGCACCAAGCATGGAGGAGCTTGGGGACAGCGGTCAGAAAAAACGTGTGCGTAGGGGACCGTAAATGATGCCGACTGTAAATGGAAGTAATCAGTCTAGAAATCTTATTAAGCTATAAACTTTCAGGACCATGATCGACAACGAAAAACGAAAAGGTGGAAGCGAATAATTAAAATACAGCCTTCCTCAGATCTGGAACTTTCAAACCCGAATCCCGAACCTCCTTCGGGGGCTGACTTCCGGACCTCAAGTCCGGGTTTTTAGACGGCTACTTATAAGTTACCCAGAAGCCTATTTTCAGTAAGCGCACGAATGAGTTCCATGGGAAGCCGGGACGCCTTTTATATATCTCTGACGCGTACGTAGCCACTGTCTGCCGTCGTCCAGtctgtcttcttctacaGTTTCTCTATCCTTCTAACTTGTATGCACACTGCACAACTATGCAAATATTATTGGAAGTAATTCATAGCGAACAACCATAAAATGCCTCTCTTTTCATCCAAACCGCTTACTTGCTTAGTCAAATGAAGGAGAGACTCACTTGCCATCCTCACAAAGACCATTCATCAGCaacggaagaaggatgaacTGAATAAGAGTCTTTGATagacgaggaggaataCGAGGCCAAAATTATTATCAACACCTGTGACGAACAGTGTCTGGACGACCGATTTAGAGATATGCTCAAAAAGACGGGTGCCAAGAGCACTGATTGCGTACAATTCCAAGGGACGTGTTGTCCGAGCTTGCCCCAGGCAGGGTCTCGGTGGCTGTCATCagaacaagaggaggagccGTGAAGGGAGGAGTCTATGAGCAGCTCCCATCCTGTAAGCCGTCTCTATCTGTAGGTCTTAGGTTTGGGAAAATATTCGTTGGTCAGATTGATCGTGCATGGCGCAGGCTACTACTTATACCGAGGAGTCTACTGCTGAGACGATTACCAAATGGTACCTCGCCAAAGACTCACAGCCCAAGAAGATCTCCCAGGCCGAGCCAGCCTGTACCGGTTTCGCTTGGTTATCTGCAGCCAAACCTCCTACTTCTATAAAACCAGATCGACAAGAAGCGCAAGCATGAGTCGACTACCGGCGACGCCCAAtcggagagaagaaagccaGTTTTGCCATTCTGCAGAGATGCGAAGACCCCGAATACAGTACCATGAATCCCGGGATTTGAAGAACGCCAGTAACGCCGCTCGCCACATGTCGAACTTCACACTTCACACTGCAAACCCAAATAATTAACATTAGATTTGAAATGAAAATAGTGTTTTTAACCGCTGTTAGGTCAAAGTTCAAAACTAAAACAAAAGATACATCGCGCCACGCATGATTATCAACTTATAAAGGGTACTAGTAGGTAGACCTCTTGCTCATCGGCGGGACATTCAAATCCCTGGTTACTTATTGGAGGAGaaaccaaagaagaagtcagacgtgttggaagaaggagctgGGAAAATTAGGGCAGAAAAGCTGATAGCGAAGACGTCTCTGGTGCTGCAAAAAAGAATCAGAAGACTGCGCAAGAAGTTGGCCGTTGGGAATGAGCAGAGGGATTTTATTTAGCTGGTAGACTTCATTTTACTAGTAGTTTTTATATTACGTTCCCTTTTTCTAATGGCTCCCATTTATAGAAATATAAATAAGTAAATTTGGAACGAAGTTTATCCTGCTTACTATTAGTAGTAGAAGGCAGGAATGATGATCGGATTATATATTGTTGACAAGCACTATCATCATATACCCAGAAGTGTCTCCTCCAATTCTTCTGAAGAGTTTTGAAATGGCTGAAGCTCTGACGAAGACTGAAGGAGGCTCTCGCCGCTGATCTTCTCGGGATCGGGGTTGTTTTTTTGGGATTTCTATCGTCGCTGTTGTCGTCAGGATTCAAAATTTACGACATTCACGGAGCGGCGTTCAGAAACCTCTATAAACACCGAAGGCCAAGAaacgatatcatcaaggtGCTGATGACGCCTCCACGGACTGCACCGCATCACTTTCAGCGTacgaatgatgatgagtaCGATAACACATTATGGCAAAACGAAAAAATTGTTTTAGGATATCTTCAACCACCATTTATGATCTCTAATGCACATTACCGTTATGATCATGGTATGGACAACATTAGCTTATATACACAAACAGAAAACCAGCGGCGCGGTATGCATATGAACATCTGCTGAGACTGGAACGTTAATGTGGTGTCGAAGTACAATCGTGCTATATTTGCAATTCCATTGCAACACCCACATACGTCTATACAGCATAACCTTGGCAAAACAGTCAATTCATCTTTGGAAAGCGTGGGAAGAATATGCTTACGGGGTAAAACGTCAAGCGGTCGACTTACTTTCCAGCCTCTATCGGCTGCTGCCTTCTCGCCCTGACGTCCAAATCCAAACCCACCAAATCGAGCTCCAGGAGCTGTACTGTTAGCAGGAAGCAGAGGACTGCCTGAGCCACTGGTGTTTAGTCGAGAGAGTCCATCTGGTTGTTTGGATGACTCGGACGGAGACTTCGACCGTTTCTTCTCAGTGACCATATCCCAAGCAGTGGTTGCCATACGAGTTTGAGGGGTTCTGTGATAAACAAGATATTAGCGGatacaagaagaaaagaacaTTGCAATAGATGTCCCACATACAACGATGATGCATTCTCCCACGAGAAGATCAGCCGTTTTTCCTTGGCCCCTTCACGAAGGAAAATGCCCTGGATCGACCAATGTCAGTCTTGCACATAACATTTACAGCGAAATGTAAATCGGCAACTTACAACAAGGATGTTGAAACAACCGAcaatgaagaggagccaGCTCGATACTTGGGGAAAGAGATCACAGTAATGAGACAGAACTTGCGCACCAATTCTGAGTCCTGTTCAACAAGCAACACAAGGGTAAATACAGTGGATGTGTCTGCTTACAACGCTTGGAAAACCCCAAGACATCCTAGCCCATAGGCCGGTCCGAGCATGGGAATATAATTTTCGAATAAGCGTCGAGGAACTCCGACTTCCGACATGATGAGGAGCAGACACTCGGACACTGTAATATAAGCAGACCAATAAGCTGTTGCTTGGCCAGGGCGCCATTCAACTCACAGATGAAGATTCGGTTAAGAATACTCCAGAAAGGACCTCCGGTTTGGTCAGGAACGCTGGAGTATTCGATGTAGTCACAGTCGTCCTCATCCGAAGCGGGTTTTTTGATGGCCTTTATATCACTGCAAAAGGGTAAGCGTAAAACCTGTTTCTCTTGTAAAGAGACTCACGAAACCATTGTTTCGATATTAGCAGCAAAGACCAGAAGTAAAGCAATGATGCTGAGGGCTCTCACGGCGTTCAGACCGATAAAAACAGCACCAGAAGGTCGAGAAGATGGCAGGAAAGGCTTTATGTTGCTTGTGGGCGACATGTTTGAgtaggaagagaagggaatGTGAGATTACTGAGATATTGTGGAGTGTCTTATAAAGCTTTATTGGGCGCAATGTCGTCCAGCGACGGTCTTGAGGA includes these proteins:
- a CDS encoding hypothetical protein (Match to ESTs gb|CF183213.1|CF183213, gb|CF183950.1|CF183950, gb|CF184932.1|CF184932), with the translated sequence MSPTSNIKPFLPSSRPSGAVFIGLNAVRALSIIALLLVFAANIETMVSDIKAIKKPASDEDDCDYIEYSSVPDQTGGPFWSILNRIFILSECLLLIMSEVGVPRRLFENYIPMLGPAYGLGCLGVFQALIGAQVLSHYCDLFPQVSSWLLFIVGCFNILVGIFLREGAKEKRLIFSWENASSLTPQTRMATTAWDMVTEKKRSKSPSESSKQPDGLSRLNTSGSGSPLLPANSTAPGARFGGFGFGRQGEKAAADRGWKVSRPLDVLPRYAV
- a CDS encoding hypothetical protein (HMMPfam hit to Glyco_hydro_71, Glycosyl hydrolase family 71, score: 330.9, E(): 1.8e-96; HMMPfam hit to WSC, WSC domain, score: 91.5, E(): 2.1e-24), giving the protein MAPIIEAAVVLLALTGNIVEAKPLRTPGRHAPPGVANVLASSKRSLHSLLARYYGTAHGLSKPPSLPTKRDTSLPNGWSTFGCVAESYDERLLQGFAFSSSSLTPFLCVTECTKLGYTMAGTEYGDECYCGDNFVGNGGGMAPSSFCSMPCEGDTSEMCGNSWYLNLYTYNSSALPLCSGPTSTVSAPVEETSSLLSTYYSTFESSVTTTSSLASASSTDATISANSSSSVMSASATATVSSSAIETAGSVTNSVSSDTAPAATSISTCPIHEDSDDSSEWYALGCGLDSEDRILSSYFISLDNMTVDSCLTICETRGYVYAGLQYSDECYCGNSLSSSTSYDSTRCDMDCAGDSEDTCGGTWAIELFSLISSSSSSCTDSLSTESATTTLVTSTTSGFNTANTTAIASSTDSASSVIVTSSERATEATSVTESTAGSETVSIPVTSASVISPTSTTSTESTASAASTSVPSSSSTHQVWAHYMVGNTYPYTVSNWASDISAALAAGIDGFALNMGSDDWQPARVADAYSAAASTGFKLFLSLDMTVLSCSSSSDAAKLVSIVEEYATATAQATYEGKVLVSTFAGSDCAFSWQTDFVDVLSSAGINIFFVPSIFSDVSTFSSNTWMDGELNWNSGWPMGAEDITTTSDEAYMAALGSKEYMPAVSPFFYTHFGPNSWNKNWLYRSDDWLYCTRWEQIIAMRDSVQMTEILTWNDFGESSYIGPIEGALPAGSEAFVDGFTHTGLYSLTYYYATAFKTGAYPTITEDEIIVWARPHPHDATASSDSIGRPTGWSYTEDYLYAVVLTTDAATVTLTSGSTTETFTVSAGLTKLRVSLSEGSISGSISRSGSTVASYDAGSAFTYTTSPTTYNFNYFVGSSSS